TCCATACCCTCTGGCAAGGGATAGCAGTGCTCCTCACCGGGAAAAGCCCCGGCGCGCACTTCACGGGTGTAGGCCTCAATGGCGTCGCGCAGGGCCTTGTCCACCGAGCCGAAGTATTTGACAAAACGCGGCAACGGCCGGGTGTTCAGGCCGGTCATGTCCTGCCAGACCAGCACCTGCCCGTCGCATTCCGCGCCAGCGCCGATGCCGATGACGGGAATGGCAAGCTCCCTGGTGACGCGGGCGGCAAGAACGGCGGGCACGCATTCCAGCACCAGGGCAAAGGCCCCGGCATCCTGAAGGGCGCGGGCGTCGTCCAGCAGCTTCTGGGCCGCGCTGGGCGTCTTGCCCTGCATCTTGAAACCGCCGAAGGCGTTGACAGACTGGGGGGTAAGCCCCAGATGCCCCATGACGGGAATGGACGCCCGC
This DNA window, taken from Desulfovibrio sp. 86, encodes the following:
- the panB gene encoding 3-methyl-2-oxobutanoate hydroxymethyltransferase, coding for MKNTVVTFRAAKGQDKLVVLTAYDYSTARVMDDAGVNALLVGDSLGMVMLGHEDTLSVTMDDMLRHCAAVARAADQALVICDMPYMSYHTSVDEAVRNAGRLVTEGRAQAVKLEGGSEFCDVVRALVRASIPVMGHLGLTPQSVNAFGGFKMQGKTPSAAQKLLDDARALQDAGAFALVLECVPAVLAARVTRELAIPVIGIGAGAECDGQVLVWQDMTGLNTRPLPRFVKYFGSVDKALRDAIEAYTREVRAGAFPGEEHCYPLPEGMEKAVKKLK